Below is a genomic region from Miscanthus floridulus cultivar M001 chromosome 1, ASM1932011v1, whole genome shotgun sequence.
TGAAACCAACCAGCAGTCGAATTCCTATTGAATTTGACAAGCCTAACTTACTTTTGTGCTTTAAGAAAGTTCTACTAGAGACCCAAAATGGCTCCCCCATCCATTAGCATTTAGCAATGCAACGCAACAGGACGAGTCTCATAGACTTACAGCAGGTTCAGTCCTTCACCCAACAGCTAACACCAACAGGGGAAATTGAGCAAGACTTATACCATGTGTAGAACCATgacttaatttttttttcttttatgggGGGCAGAGAGAGCATCCTCTGACGAAAGCTGAGAGATAACCTCTTTTTTTCCAGACAAAAGGTTTCCTTCATTTTTATTCAAGAAGAAACAAAATAACTGACGGAGGCTGCACCCAACTTCAGTGTATTACTGTATTTGGAAGGCATGGTACACACACTGCTATCAAGAGCTAATTAAATCCTGCTCACTAATGCCCTTTTGTTTGGACTTACAGATGCAATGGCTATCATTGTTCAGATCGACGACCTACGTGCGCATGGGCGCATGCAAGATACTAGTAGACAATGATGTTGTAACCTATGCCCAGATGACCTTCACAAAGTTTCGAGAAACGTTGATGTTCAGGCTAAAAATATGCGTCATGTTCGTTTGATTTATAAatcgtacttttttagccaacgaataatatttttctctcacaacaaatcagtcaatagtactttcagtcatggcttatcagcaaaACGAACAGGGCTATGGTTAATACCTACTCTCTAATATGCAATGCCATCTTGTCTAGCGAAGACCTGCGTGTGTAATACATATATTTTTACTGCTATGTATtaagattttttttgtttttttttaattcgtTGTCGCATATGGATATAGCCAAACCCATCTCTTATGACCCACATGAGAGAGGGGTGTAGCCAAAATGCATCTTTAATGACTGGCAGCATGTTTGTTACATCTGTCTCTCTGATGACCCACGATGACAGACAGAAAAATCCCTGTATTTGTTGGATAGCAGGTCACTGCGTAGGGAGTATGAGTATGAGGTGGAGGGCCTAGGCTTAAACGGCCAAATGCGagctggcgccgccgtgctcggcgcaGAGGGTTTTGAGTGTCGCGAGAGAGGGATAGCGCCAGGAGCAAGAGATTAACTCTAAATCTCTGGCTGATCTTTCATTAACAGAAATGTTCCTTACTTATACAAAATGCCTAACCAATTGTTCCTGAACTAAAGGAATGAAAATCACACAGAACAATCTCCTAATGAATCGGCTCCTGATAACTGCAATGACGTCGCTGAGCTGTGACCGCGCGCTGGCGTCGCGCGCTCGCCTCGGTCCACCGCCTAGCCACTTGACTTGTTCCGGTGTTTGTAGACTTTACCGACCATAACATCACTCCCCCCTAAGAACAGCTCGTCCTCAAGCTGGAAGGAGGGAAACTCAGCGCGAAGCTCCTCCAGAGGCTCCCACGTAGCCTCGGCTTTTGGCAAGCCCACCCACTGGACGAGGACGTGCTAGGCTCCGCGACAGAGTTGTGCACGTAGAGCGCACGCCGGCTGCTGAAGGCGACGACCATGGTGGAGCGGAGGCAGCACCGGTGGCGAAGTCGGCGGTGTCCCCTTGAACGCACTACAAGAAAAAGTGATATTAACAACGGGATATGTGGTCGTTAAAAGTCCAAATGTGGTCGCTAAAAGTTATTAACGACCACAAAAGTGTAGTCGTCCATGGTCGTTAAAAGCTCCATCGTTAATACAATTAACGACCACACAATTTTTCCCGTCGTTAACTTTTCAACGACCACACAATATGTGGTCGTTGATACTACACTAATAACGACCACATTTATAGTAATAACGACCACATTTTCTATCGTTAATATTTTTTATACCATCTGGCATGAAGTACTAACACCATTTTTTAGTAACAATGACCATTTTCTAAACTTTTAGTACAATATTTATGCTCGTATTTCACATTGGCTAACACCAATTTTTATAGGGTGAGCCACCACTTTGCACAATATACAAATGCACATTCACCATACCAGAAATCTATGATAAATAAATTTGCAACAGATTATTCATAAATAACTCTTAATATTACAAATGTATCTAATACTGCGTGACTTAGCAATCCTATTACAAAGAAGCAAAAGTCATGCTCGAAGGCAAGTACACAATTAGCTGGTCCTCCTCACAAACAATTCCTTTGTCATGCTTCTAATAATATTCTCCAACCTGATTCCTACAATATGAGATTCTTAACAGTTCCCTGGATATTCATGTTGTCTTTAAACAGCATGCATATGACCCTTTCTTATGCCCATCACCTTCTTGAGTTGCTCGATTTTGTAACTTCGACTGTAATTTTTTTCTACCAGCCCAGCTACAGTAACAAAGATGTCCTGCATGTTTAGGAAAAGAATCACTTGCATACCCATAAAAGAAACTGTGCTACAGTTCTACTTTGCAGAATTCTACGATCAAAAGAAAGAAGACAAACCTAACAGGCATGGAAATCTTTTTAGGCATTACATGCAATTGATATTCTTGATTCATGATGCCCTTCAATGCCGACAACATAGAGATAAATCCTGCATTAGAATTTCCAACTCATAACTAGAGTGTCATAGGATTCTTGTGTAGATCAACCACATATAAGATTTATGTTTCAAGATTGAACTTAAGAAATACTATCATAATATATAGTTCACATGTTATGAAACTactttattattttttaaaattgaTTGTCACagttaaaaatgtttgacttaatcAACCTGATGGGACAAGTAAAAAAACGGATGGAGTAGTATTGAGGAAACAGCGAAATagtaaaaaagttaggttattaACATTAAACAAGCACGAGGAATTACCTAATACACATTGGTTTGAGAAGACATGCAGGATTGGTATCTCGCTCTTACTAATCAAGAAAAGTACAAttcattcctttttttttttgaaggaaagaCTTCATGCCTTTTACCTTTTTCTTTAATGTGATGAAAGGTATTGCAGTGCAGCACCGGCGGTTCCAGACACCATAGCACAGGAGCAGCAGACAGTCATCAGACCCTGCAACACTGGGCACTTTTGCCGAGGTACCAAATTAGTTTAGAAACAAAGCAGTGATTAGAACAACCTGATAGAAGTTATACTTGTAGGCTGCGGACGCGTGATATTTTGATATGTCCAATATTTTAGTGATGAGAGGATAATTGATAACACGGCGGGACGCAACGAATcaacgtaccaggtaaagcaaaTTCAA
It encodes:
- the LOC136481901 gene encoding uncharacterized protein produces the protein MGTSAGVPDQHSRKDGEARDPHAVAQMHLGDGLAVHWARLITRSRSGAATSVAGSDDCLLLLCYGVWNRRCCTAIPFITLKKKGIMNQEYQLHVMPKKISMPVRTSLLL